Proteins encoded by one window of Synechococcus sp. MVIR-18-1:
- a CDS encoding SRPBCC family protein, translating into MSSHHQPIEQTVERMSDGVRRLAAQLLTPVSADQIWAVLTDYDQLSAFIPNLASSRLLLREGNKVHLQQEGCQQFLGMKFSASVELVLEEFAPEGTLKFKMKKGDFRRFEGTWRLKTMPEATALFYELTVQGCLGMPIGLIEQRLRDDLTTNLKAVEAEARRRSR; encoded by the coding sequence ATGTCGTCGCATCACCAGCCCATTGAACAGACTGTTGAAAGGATGTCTGATGGCGTCCGCCGCCTTGCTGCTCAGCTGCTCACACCGGTATCTGCGGATCAGATCTGGGCTGTTTTGACGGATTACGACCAACTCAGTGCTTTCATTCCCAACCTTGCAAGCAGCCGGTTACTGCTTCGAGAAGGAAATAAAGTTCACTTGCAACAAGAGGGATGTCAGCAATTCCTAGGAATGAAATTTTCGGCTTCCGTAGAGCTTGTGCTTGAAGAATTTGCTCCTGAGGGGACGCTGAAATTCAAGATGAAAAAGGGTGATTTTCGGCGCTTTGAGGGAACCTGGAGGTTGAAAACCATGCCAGAAGCAACGGCTCTTTTCTACGAACTCACGGTTCAGGGATGTTTAGGGATGCCAATCGGCTTGATTGAGCAACGACTGCGTGACGATCTCACCACCAACCTCAAAGCAGTTGAAGCAGAAGCGCGACGCAGATCTCGTTAG
- a CDS encoding histidine kinase, which translates to MDGIDRNPRQQLSLLLVAGRHHLSSRDLRELVEFLQNEDCGFDVSLQISDPSQQPELLELHRLVVTPSLVKLQPQPKQVFAGSSIFQQLRGWLPRWQQDEVVSGLGLSLKPTELDGSRTQRELQLEDQLLVLRQENETLIDRLQAQERLLRMVAHEVRTPLTAATLAVQSQELGQIDIHRFRDVLKRRLEEIALLSMDLLEVGSTRWEALFNPQRLDLASVAAEAILELEKLWLGRDVTIHTDIPADLPKVFADQRRMRQVLLNLLENALKYTPNGGLISLTMLHRTSQWVQVSICDSGPGIPEEEQQRIFLDRVRLPQTSAGASGFGVGLSVCRRIVEVHGGRIWVISEPDKGACFTFNVPVWQGQGQEKENVVLTEGQAEP; encoded by the coding sequence GTGGATGGGATTGATCGCAATCCGCGCCAACAACTGAGTTTGTTACTCGTTGCTGGTCGCCACCATCTGTCCAGCCGCGACCTCCGCGAGTTGGTCGAATTCCTGCAGAACGAAGATTGCGGGTTCGACGTCAGTCTTCAAATCTCAGATCCAAGCCAACAACCTGAGTTGCTGGAACTGCACCGCTTGGTTGTCACCCCATCGTTGGTGAAGCTGCAACCGCAGCCAAAACAGGTGTTTGCGGGCAGCAGCATCTTTCAGCAATTGCGTGGCTGGTTGCCGCGCTGGCAGCAAGACGAGGTGGTGAGTGGCCTTGGCTTGAGTCTCAAGCCAACAGAGCTCGACGGCAGCCGCACCCAAAGAGAGCTTCAGCTCGAGGATCAGTTGCTGGTGCTGCGTCAGGAAAACGAAACCCTGATTGACCGCCTGCAAGCCCAAGAGCGCTTGCTGCGCATGGTGGCCCATGAAGTGCGTACACCACTCACCGCGGCCACGCTTGCTGTGCAAAGTCAAGAACTAGGCCAAATCGATATCCATCGATTCAGGGATGTCCTCAAAAGACGCCTCGAGGAAATCGCGTTGCTTTCCATGGATCTGTTGGAGGTGGGGAGCACACGCTGGGAGGCCTTGTTCAATCCCCAGCGCCTGGATTTAGCCAGTGTTGCCGCCGAAGCGATTCTGGAACTCGAGAAACTTTGGCTCGGCAGAGATGTGACCATCCACACCGACATCCCTGCGGATCTTCCCAAGGTGTTTGCCGATCAGCGCAGGATGCGCCAGGTGCTCCTGAATTTGCTGGAAAATGCGCTGAAGTACACACCCAACGGAGGTTTGATCTCCTTGACCATGCTGCATCGCACGAGTCAGTGGGTGCAGGTGAGTATCTGCGACAGCGGGCCAGGGATTCCGGAAGAAGAGCAACAGCGCATTTTTCTTGACCGCGTCCGGCTCCCTCAAACATCAGCTGGAGCCTCAGGCTTCGGGGTTGGACTCTCGGTCTGCAGGCGCATTGTTGAAGTCCATGGCGGCCGGATCTGGGTGATCTCAGAACCAGACAAAGGAGCTTGCTTCACCTTCAACGTGCCCGTCTGGCAGGGCCAAGGTCAAGAGAAGGAGAACGTTGTCTTGACGGAGGGTCAGGCTGAACCTTAA
- a CDS encoding FAD-binding oxidoreductase has product MRVNASPQTTSDERTFTIVCTGLGGRRVEHTRLNVPYSRLRDTMRMLLSSGARIQSVSPAGSEPAAAPIKSAPPARSKPVTTSQPKPAAKAVPVNLYKPKAPFLGTVTENYSLLKDGAIGRVQHITFDLSGGDPQLEYVEGQSIGIVPAGEDAKGKPHKLRLYSIASTRHGDNLEGNTVSLCVRHLQYELDGETINGVCSTYLCDVEPGTKVKITGPVGKEMLLPEDEEANVIMLATGTGIAPMRTYLRRMFEAKERKENGWKFRGKAWLFMGAPKTANLLYDEDFLHYEKEYPDNFRYTKAISREQQNPKGGRMYIQDRVAEHADEIFAMIEDPKTHVYICGLRGMEPGIDEAMSAAAEAKGLDWSELRPALKKAHRWHVETY; this is encoded by the coding sequence ATGCGAGTAAACGCGTCTCCGCAGACAACCTCTGATGAAAGGACATTTACGATTGTCTGCACAGGATTGGGTGGACGTCGCGTAGAGCACACTCGCCTAAACGTCCCTTACAGCCGGCTTCGCGACACGATGCGCATGCTCCTCTCTTCAGGGGCACGCATCCAGTCCGTAAGTCCAGCGGGCTCAGAGCCGGCAGCCGCACCCATTAAATCCGCACCCCCAGCACGATCGAAGCCTGTGACTACTTCCCAACCAAAGCCCGCGGCCAAAGCTGTGCCGGTCAATCTCTACAAACCCAAAGCTCCCTTTTTGGGAACAGTCACAGAAAATTATTCACTCCTTAAAGACGGCGCGATTGGTCGGGTGCAACACATCACCTTCGATCTGAGCGGTGGTGATCCACAACTCGAATATGTGGAAGGTCAAAGCATCGGCATCGTTCCCGCTGGCGAAGACGCCAAAGGGAAGCCCCACAAACTGCGCTTGTACTCCATCGCAAGTACGCGCCACGGCGACAACCTCGAGGGCAACACGGTGTCCCTCTGCGTGCGACACCTTCAGTACGAACTGGATGGAGAAACCATCAACGGTGTTTGTTCGACTTACCTCTGTGATGTTGAGCCTGGAACCAAGGTCAAAATCACAGGACCCGTTGGCAAAGAAATGCTCCTCCCTGAAGACGAGGAAGCCAATGTGATCATGCTGGCCACCGGCACCGGCATCGCCCCGATGCGCACGTACCTGCGTCGCATGTTTGAGGCCAAGGAACGAAAAGAGAACGGATGGAAATTCCGAGGCAAAGCTTGGTTGTTCATGGGAGCACCCAAGACAGCCAACCTGCTTTATGACGAGGACTTCCTTCATTACGAGAAGGAATATCCCGACAATTTCCGCTACACCAAAGCCATCAGCCGCGAACAGCAGAATCCCAAAGGTGGTCGGATGTACATCCAAGACCGGGTTGCTGAACACGCTGATGAGATTTTCGCGATGATTGAAGATCCGAAAACTCACGTTTACATCTGCGGTCTGCGTGGCATGGAGCCCGGTATTGATGAAGCCATGTCTGCGGCAGCAGAGGCCAAAGGCCTCGATTGGTCCGAGCTTCGCCCTGCACTCAAGAAGGCTCACCGCTGGCACGTTGAGACTTACTAA
- a CDS encoding glycoside hydrolase family 10 protein, with protein MAPPATFGQGTNVLLSKSRLPSVERKQALGVWLTNSPSPLYYDQQNIKQAVDELEQAGFSVLYPNVWSRGTTFHTSEFAPIEPALKSAGVTVDPICTLSKEAHKRGMKVVPWFEYGLMEPASAEVVQNNPDWVLSRANGDPVMKMHGKEMVWLNPAHPQVRERFIGLVVEVMKRCRMDGLQLDDHFAWPVELGYDPYTSGLYEAEFGIAPPRDYTNRYWMTWRRRQLTGLLRELRIRLEQESLPVRISLSPGPFRFAYNNWLQDWELWAVGQLIDDLVVQNYAYSLRGYAKDLDQPALRKAREWGIPISIGVLAGFGKRTTSMNILKEKVRLANDRGYGVIYFYWEGLWGKHSGSEGAQYRKQVFKQMGPEQ; from the coding sequence ATGGCCCCGCCAGCCACGTTTGGCCAGGGCACAAACGTGCTGCTGAGTAAAAGTCGTTTACCGAGTGTTGAGCGAAAACAGGCGTTGGGGGTCTGGCTCACCAACAGTCCTAGCCCGCTGTACTACGACCAGCAGAACATCAAGCAAGCCGTCGATGAGCTTGAGCAAGCAGGATTCTCCGTGCTTTATCCCAATGTTTGGAGTCGTGGAACGACCTTTCACACCAGTGAATTTGCACCGATTGAGCCCGCCCTAAAGAGCGCTGGTGTCACGGTTGACCCCATTTGCACCCTGAGCAAAGAAGCTCACAAACGCGGGATGAAAGTGGTTCCCTGGTTTGAGTACGGATTAATGGAGCCCGCCTCGGCAGAGGTGGTTCAAAACAATCCGGACTGGGTGTTGTCACGGGCTAATGGTGACCCGGTAATGAAAATGCACGGCAAGGAGATGGTGTGGCTCAATCCTGCACACCCACAAGTGCGAGAGCGATTCATTGGTCTCGTGGTTGAGGTCATGAAACGCTGCCGGATGGACGGCCTGCAACTCGATGACCACTTCGCTTGGCCTGTGGAATTGGGCTACGACCCTTACACATCTGGGCTTTATGAAGCTGAATTCGGCATTGCTCCACCCCGCGACTACACCAATCGTTATTGGATGACCTGGCGTCGCCGCCAGCTCACTGGTCTTCTTCGCGAACTTCGCATTCGCTTGGAACAAGAATCGCTTCCAGTACGAATTAGTTTGTCACCAGGGCCATTTCGGTTTGCCTACAACAATTGGCTTCAAGATTGGGAGCTCTGGGCGGTAGGACAGCTGATTGATGATCTTGTTGTTCAAAACTATGCCTATTCCCTCAGGGGATATGCCAAAGATCTCGACCAGCCTGCCCTACGCAAAGCCCGCGAATGGGGCATCCCCATCTCGATTGGAGTTTTAGCTGGCTTTGGCAAACGAACCACCTCGATGAATATTTTAAAAGAGAAGGTTCGGCTAGCAAATGATCGTGGATACGGGGTGATTTACTTTTACTGGGAGGGATTATGGGGAAAACATTCTGGATCAGAAGGGGCTCAATACCGTAAACAAGTCTTCAAGCAGATGGGCCCTGAACAATAA
- a CDS encoding chlorophyll a/b binding light-harvesting protein, translated as MQSYGKPSVSYDWWAGNSGVASRSGSFIAAHAAHAGLIMFWAGAFTLFELARYDSLLPMGEQGLILLPHLASLGLGLGADATITNTEPYIAIAAFHLVSSAVLGAAGIWHTLRAPKDLSKAEGRAEKFHFEWDNPKKLTFILGHHLIFLGLGAIAFVEWAQHHGIYDTAIGAVRKVEPNIDLGMVWGYQTNFLSISSLEDVIGGHAVLAFILTIGGVWHIVTSPFGPFKKILIYSGEAILSYSLAGIALMGFVTSIWCAQNTTIYPVEFYGEALKLNFAFSPYFSDTVSVLNNGHTARAWLANTHFYLAFFFLQGHFWHALRSMGFDFKSVSKALDSMDTVKVN; from the coding sequence ATGCAATCCTATGGGAAGCCATCAGTCAGTTATGACTGGTGGGCAGGTAATTCAGGGGTCGCGAGTCGGTCTGGTTCTTTCATTGCTGCTCATGCAGCACATGCAGGCCTCATCATGTTTTGGGCTGGAGCATTCACACTCTTTGAGTTGGCTCGTTATGACTCGTTGCTGCCCATGGGGGAGCAAGGATTAATCCTTCTTCCTCATTTGGCTTCATTAGGCTTAGGCCTTGGTGCAGATGCAACTATCACCAATACAGAGCCTTACATTGCTATAGCTGCATTTCACTTGGTCTCTTCTGCGGTATTAGGAGCTGCTGGTATTTGGCACACCCTCAGAGCTCCCAAGGATTTATCCAAGGCAGAAGGACGAGCGGAAAAATTCCATTTTGAATGGGATAATCCCAAGAAACTTACTTTTATTCTTGGGCACCATCTCATCTTTTTAGGCCTGGGTGCAATTGCTTTTGTTGAATGGGCACAGCACCACGGAATTTACGACACTGCCATTGGCGCAGTTCGCAAGGTTGAACCCAACATTGACCTAGGGATGGTGTGGGGCTATCAGACTAATTTCCTGTCCATTAGCAGTTTGGAAGACGTAATAGGGGGCCATGCAGTATTAGCTTTTATATTAACCATTGGTGGGGTTTGGCACATTGTCACAAGTCCATTTGGTCCCTTCAAGAAAATACTCATCTACTCTGGAGAAGCAATTCTTTCCTATTCACTTGCAGGAATCGCGCTAATGGGCTTCGTGACAAGTATATGGTGTGCACAGAATACAACGATTTATCCAGTTGAATTCTATGGCGAGGCTTTAAAGCTCAATTTTGCATTCTCCCCCTATTTTAGTGATACAGTATCTGTATTAAACAATGGGCATACCGCAAGAGCATGGCTTGCTAATACACACTTTTACTTGGCTTTTTTCTTCCTACAGGGCCACTTCTGGCATGCTTTGAGGAGCATGGGTTTTGATTTCAAGAGTGTCTCTAAAGCCTTAGACTCAATGGATACAGTTAAGGTAAATTAA
- the zwf gene encoding glucose-6-phosphate dehydrogenase, whose product MTATITNPLRVGLRQERVIAPQCLVIFGASGDLTHRKLVPALFELFQQRRLPSEFALLGCARRPWSDEEFRSKMAEAMGDKVRDHPEAWEQFAAGMFYEPVDLQKPEDVVKLGGRLQEIDRQRATRSNRTFYLSVSPKFYAGGCRALADAGLLKDPQRSRVVIEKPFGRDYGSAQSLNKVVQGCGQENQIFRIDHYLGKETVQNIMVMRFANAIFEPIWNRNYISSVQITASETVGVEERAGYYETSGALRDMVQNHLTQMLAITAMETPGRFDPEAIRSEKAKVLQAARLADELEPWNCCIRGQYGPGGSDGAPLSGYRQEPGVDPHSTTETYVAMKLFIDNWRWQGVPFYVRTGKRLAKRLSEVVLTFREAPVHLFDAAGGSPTANQLILRIQPDEGAEFKFEVKSPGSGMRSRPVEMEFSYDESFGEPSDEGYVRLLADAMLSDPTLFTRSDEVEAAWRLYTPLLELIEDSPWKLPIHPYESRTWGPAAADALLARDGLLWRRP is encoded by the coding sequence ATGACCGCAACGATCACGAACCCACTCAGGGTTGGGCTGCGACAGGAACGGGTTATCGCTCCACAGTGCCTGGTGATTTTTGGAGCGAGCGGCGACCTCACCCATCGCAAACTGGTTCCAGCCCTCTTCGAGTTATTTCAGCAACGACGACTTCCCAGCGAATTTGCCCTCCTGGGCTGCGCCAGAAGACCTTGGAGCGACGAAGAATTCCGCAGCAAAATGGCTGAGGCGATGGGTGACAAGGTTCGCGACCATCCCGAAGCGTGGGAGCAATTTGCCGCCGGAATGTTTTACGAACCGGTGGACCTTCAGAAACCTGAAGACGTCGTGAAGCTCGGGGGTCGACTTCAGGAGATCGACCGTCAAAGAGCCACACGAAGCAACCGCACCTTCTACCTATCGGTGTCGCCGAAGTTTTATGCGGGTGGCTGCCGAGCCCTGGCCGATGCTGGCCTGCTGAAAGATCCCCAGCGCAGCCGCGTTGTCATTGAAAAACCATTCGGACGGGACTACGGCAGCGCCCAATCCCTAAACAAGGTGGTTCAAGGCTGCGGCCAAGAGAACCAGATCTTTCGCATCGACCACTACCTCGGGAAGGAAACGGTCCAAAACATCATGGTGATGCGGTTCGCCAACGCGATTTTCGAGCCCATCTGGAATCGGAACTACATCTCCAGCGTTCAGATCACTGCCTCTGAAACCGTCGGAGTGGAGGAACGCGCCGGCTACTACGAAACCTCTGGCGCCCTGCGCGACATGGTGCAAAACCACCTAACCCAAATGTTGGCGATCACCGCCATGGAAACCCCTGGACGTTTTGATCCAGAGGCCATCCGCAGTGAAAAGGCCAAGGTTCTTCAAGCGGCACGCCTTGCCGATGAACTTGAACCCTGGAACTGCTGCATCCGCGGTCAATACGGGCCGGGAGGAAGCGATGGCGCACCTCTCAGCGGCTACCGGCAAGAACCAGGCGTCGATCCCCACAGCACCACGGAAACGTACGTGGCGATGAAGCTGTTCATCGATAACTGGCGCTGGCAGGGCGTTCCTTTCTATGTGCGCACCGGCAAGCGCCTCGCCAAGCGTCTGAGCGAAGTGGTCTTGACCTTCCGCGAAGCACCCGTTCACCTCTTCGATGCTGCCGGTGGCAGTCCAACAGCCAACCAGCTCATCCTGCGCATTCAGCCTGATGAGGGTGCTGAGTTCAAATTTGAAGTGAAATCTCCAGGTTCCGGCATGCGCAGCCGGCCTGTCGAAATGGAATTCTCTTACGACGAATCCTTTGGTGAACCCTCTGATGAGGGCTATGTACGCCTACTGGCGGACGCGATGTTGAGCGATCCAACGCTGTTCACGCGGAGCGATGAAGTCGAGGCAGCTTGGAGGCTCTATACCCCTCTGTTGGAACTCATCGAAGACAGCCCCTGGAAGTTGCCGATCCATCCCTACGAGTCACGCACCTGGGGACCTGCCGCTGCTGACGCCCTGCTGGCACGAGACGGCCTGCTCTGGCGTCGCCCCTAG
- the pepN gene encoding aminopeptidase N, translating to MATASTTAPTIRLKDYKPFPCRIPSIALDVVIGSDSVEVSSRMELTPVLGSEPQALELQGVDLRLQSIAIDHHELKPSDYSITSEKLIIHQPPQVPFQLKTVCRIDPQANTSLEGLYASGGMLTTQCEAEGFRRITYHPDRPDVLSRFTVRIEADRERYPVLLSNGNALSAGPLAGDPTRHEVTWEDPSLKPSYLFALVAGDLHEVRDRFVTLSGRNVSLRLHVEPGDEPFTAHAMESLKRSMAWDEQVYGLEYDLDEFNTVAVRHFNMGAMENKSLNIFNSKLVLADAETASDAELERIESVVAHEYFHNWSGNRITCRDWFQLSLKEGLTVFRDQCFTADLHSEALKRIEDAAMLRNTQFREDAGPTAHPVKPDAYQAIDNFYTTTIYEKGAELIRMLRTLLGETRFMRGMALYFKRHDGEAATTDDFVAAIAEGACLEGEPLGFDLNQFKRWYEQAGTPTVTVERTWDSTSGVLRLNLRQSTPPTPGQPQKQPLVIPLLWTVVPANGEPGEEQLLVFDQEEHTLELKGLPCSEQPPALSLFRQFSAPVHWEASQEPAELFTLLACDNDPFARWDAGQQLWRRLLLARASGTPNADLEGQMLEALTKLLAPDGEQDSAVLSTLMAFPGGPELEALQQEADPPALYRAACELREQFGQSLAPLLRERLNGVAPDLALAWPEGQGQRQLTGLVWAWLAAAGDSAVRKAALAAVGGPSMTLARAALRALQPLDCPEREEALRQFHDRWQEKPVIFDSWFALEASTPRADGLQRVASLLQHPRFDPMAPNAVRAVLGGFAGNLLVFHAEDGSGYRFMAEQIIALDQRNAITASRLAKVFSRWGTYSSKRQALVKAALHQLSSAQLSSNTREVVQMMLG from the coding sequence ATGGCTACCGCCTCCACCACTGCTCCGACGATCCGGCTGAAGGATTACAAGCCTTTTCCCTGTCGCATTCCATCCATTGCTTTGGATGTGGTGATCGGCTCTGATTCGGTTGAGGTCAGCTCGCGCATGGAGCTGACTCCGGTGTTGGGATCGGAGCCGCAAGCCCTCGAGCTTCAAGGGGTGGATTTGCGCTTGCAATCGATTGCCATCGATCACCACGAGCTCAAACCCTCTGACTACAGCATTACTTCGGAAAAACTGATCATTCACCAGCCCCCGCAGGTGCCTTTTCAGCTCAAGACGGTGTGCAGGATTGACCCGCAGGCCAATACCTCGCTTGAAGGCCTTTATGCCAGTGGGGGGATGTTGACCACCCAGTGCGAAGCCGAGGGATTTAGGCGGATTACTTACCACCCGGATCGTCCCGATGTGCTCAGTCGGTTCACGGTTCGCATCGAGGCCGATCGCGAGCGTTATCCGGTGTTGCTCTCCAATGGCAACGCCTTAAGCGCTGGGCCCCTCGCTGGTGATCCCACCCGCCATGAGGTGACATGGGAGGACCCGTCCCTGAAGCCCTCCTATCTGTTTGCCCTTGTGGCCGGTGATCTTCACGAGGTTCGCGATCGGTTCGTCACCCTTTCGGGACGCAACGTGAGCCTGAGGCTTCACGTGGAGCCAGGCGATGAGCCCTTCACAGCCCATGCCATGGAGTCGTTGAAGCGATCGATGGCCTGGGATGAACAGGTGTATGGCTTGGAATATGACCTTGATGAATTCAATACCGTTGCGGTGCGCCACTTCAACATGGGCGCGATGGAGAATAAAAGCCTCAATATTTTTAACTCCAAGTTGGTTCTTGCCGATGCAGAAACAGCATCAGATGCCGAACTTGAGCGGATTGAAAGTGTTGTTGCCCACGAGTATTTCCACAATTGGTCTGGCAATCGCATCACCTGCCGTGATTGGTTTCAGCTGTCCTTAAAGGAAGGGCTCACTGTCTTTAGGGATCAATGTTTTACGGCTGATCTTCATTCAGAGGCTTTAAAGCGTATTGAGGATGCGGCCATGCTCCGCAATACGCAGTTTCGAGAAGACGCAGGTCCAACAGCCCACCCTGTGAAGCCAGATGCTTATCAAGCCATCGATAATTTTTATACGACCACGATTTATGAGAAGGGTGCTGAGTTAATACGCATGCTCAGAACGCTTCTGGGCGAGACACGATTCATGCGTGGTATGGCGCTGTATTTCAAACGCCATGACGGAGAAGCTGCCACGACGGACGATTTTGTAGCGGCGATTGCTGAGGGTGCATGTCTTGAAGGTGAGCCGCTTGGTTTTGATTTAAATCAGTTCAAACGTTGGTATGAACAAGCCGGTACTCCCACGGTGACCGTGGAGCGCACCTGGGATTCCACCAGCGGGGTGTTGCGCCTGAACTTGCGTCAAAGCACGCCTCCAACACCGGGGCAGCCGCAGAAGCAGCCCTTGGTGATTCCCTTGCTATGGACCGTGGTCCCAGCCAATGGGGAGCCTGGGGAAGAGCAGCTTCTCGTGTTTGATCAGGAGGAGCACACGCTGGAACTCAAGGGGCTGCCGTGTTCAGAACAGCCCCCTGCTCTTTCACTCTTCAGGCAATTTTCTGCTCCAGTGCACTGGGAAGCGAGTCAAGAGCCAGCTGAGCTGTTCACCCTTTTGGCCTGCGACAACGATCCATTTGCCCGTTGGGATGCGGGGCAGCAGCTCTGGCGAAGGCTGTTGTTGGCTCGGGCCTCTGGAACTCCGAATGCCGATCTGGAAGGCCAGATGTTGGAGGCTTTGACCAAGCTCTTGGCTCCAGATGGAGAACAAGATTCAGCAGTGCTCTCCACATTGATGGCCTTTCCCGGCGGCCCTGAGTTGGAAGCACTTCAGCAGGAGGCTGACCCCCCCGCTTTGTACCGAGCGGCGTGCGAGCTGCGCGAGCAATTTGGTCAGTCTTTGGCCCCCCTGTTGCGGGAGCGGCTGAATGGTGTCGCGCCCGATCTTGCACTGGCATGGCCCGAGGGTCAGGGTCAGCGGCAACTCACCGGCTTGGTCTGGGCCTGGCTGGCTGCAGCTGGTGATTCAGCGGTGCGCAAAGCTGCTTTGGCTGCCGTCGGTGGTCCGTCGATGACCTTGGCACGTGCCGCTCTGCGGGCTCTTCAGCCTTTGGACTGCCCAGAACGAGAGGAAGCGTTGCGTCAATTCCACGATCGTTGGCAAGAGAAGCCAGTGATCTTTGACAGCTGGTTTGCCTTGGAGGCATCAACGCCTCGGGCGGATGGCTTGCAACGGGTGGCTTCCCTTTTGCAGCATCCACGCTTTGATCCGATGGCGCCCAATGCGGTGCGTGCGGTGTTGGGTGGATTCGCTGGCAACCTTTTGGTGTTTCACGCAGAGGATGGCAGTGGCTATCGGTTCATGGCGGAACAAATCATTGCCTTGGATCAGCGCAATGCGATTACCGCATCGCGCTTGGCAAAGGTCTTTAGTCGTTGGGGCACCTACAGCTCCAAGCGCCAAGCGCTTGTAAAGGCAGCCCTGCATCAACTCTCCTCTGCCCAGCTTTCCTCCAACACCCGAGAGGTTGTGCAGATGATGTTGGGATAA
- a CDS encoding cAMP phosphodiesterase has product MRHHGCVFRFDPLRPLNRLRSALSAPLLLLPLCLAAPAAMAQSAAKAPTSPASNDDVFLYRGMGSSFVCNARTAGIEFPKAVGVAAATYVQLLNGRHGGKVASTGNKKLTNEQLFAGAEFQIITGAMQFCPDKVPADVKTKVEEALKKAKAAK; this is encoded by the coding sequence ATGCGGCACCATGGCTGCGTATTCCGGTTTGATCCTTTGCGTCCCCTTAACCGACTCCGTTCTGCTCTGTCGGCACCATTGCTTTTGCTGCCTCTCTGCTTAGCAGCTCCTGCTGCGATGGCTCAGTCGGCCGCCAAGGCGCCAACGTCGCCTGCCAGCAATGATGACGTATTCCTGTATCGCGGCATGGGGTCGTCCTTCGTTTGCAACGCGCGCACAGCAGGGATTGAGTTCCCGAAAGCTGTTGGCGTTGCGGCGGCAACCTATGTCCAACTTCTGAATGGACGCCACGGCGGCAAGGTTGCATCCACAGGCAACAAGAAGCTGACCAATGAGCAGCTGTTTGCCGGTGCCGAATTTCAAATCATCACCGGTGCCATGCAGTTCTGTCCCGACAAGGTGCCTGCCGACGTCAAGACCAAGGTGGAAGAAGCGTTGAAGAAAGCCAAGGCTGCAAAATAA
- a CDS encoding high light inducible protein: protein MSDSKFGFSFFAEQWNGRLAMLGFVIGLGTELLTGQGILSQVGLG from the coding sequence ATGAGTGATTCAAAATTTGGCTTCTCATTCTTTGCAGAACAATGGAATGGGCGCCTCGCGATGCTGGGTTTCGTCATTGGTCTAGGTACAGAGCTCCTAACAGGACAGGGGATTCTTTCCCAGGTAGGTCTAGGGTGA